A portion of the Candidatus Nitrosotenuis aquarius genome contains these proteins:
- a CDS encoding argininosuccinate synthase: MKQKAVLAFSGGLDTSVVIKYLQEKHRMDVITVTVDVGEGSDQKKIAAKAKNLGVLRHYNIDAKQEFVDDFIHPSIKANALYQKKYCLATSLARPLIAQKVLEIAKKEKVDALAHGCTGKGNDQVRFDVTFGSGSNLPIIAPIRDLNLDRTTELEFANKHGIPIDSVSKKFSIDQNLWGRAIEGGNLEDPYAEPPEDAFIWVKTKNLPDKAKYLEIEFDQGIPVAVDKKRLSPIKLIEYVNQVAGSCGVGIVDHIEDRVVGIKSREVYETPAALCLIEAHSDLEKMVHTKHQNKFKALVDQEWTWLAYSGLWQDPLKRDLDKFIDQSQKVVTGTVKLKLYKGSFRVVGRKSKYSLYSHDIATYGKGSAFDQRKATGFVELWGLQTTEANKLSNKR; this comes from the coding sequence ATGAAACAAAAGGCAGTGCTTGCTTTTTCTGGAGGACTGGACACTTCGGTTGTTATCAAATACCTACAAGAAAAACACCGAATGGATGTCATCACTGTTACGGTAGATGTTGGAGAGGGAAGCGACCAGAAAAAAATCGCTGCCAAGGCAAAAAACCTAGGAGTATTACGACATTACAATATTGATGCAAAGCAAGAGTTTGTTGACGACTTTATTCATCCGTCGATTAAGGCAAACGCCCTATACCAGAAAAAATATTGTCTTGCAACTTCGCTGGCAAGACCATTAATTGCGCAAAAAGTACTAGAGATAGCAAAAAAGGAAAAAGTAGATGCGCTGGCACATGGCTGTACAGGTAAAGGAAATGACCAGGTGCGATTTGATGTAACGTTTGGCTCTGGCTCTAATCTGCCAATCATTGCTCCAATCAGAGACCTAAATCTGGATCGAACCACAGAGCTAGAATTTGCAAACAAACACGGAATTCCAATTGACTCGGTATCAAAGAAGTTCTCTATTGATCAGAATCTCTGGGGACGTGCCATAGAAGGTGGGAACCTAGAAGACCCATACGCAGAACCGCCAGAGGACGCATTCATCTGGGTAAAGACAAAGAACCTGCCAGACAAGGCAAAATACCTAGAGATTGAATTTGATCAGGGAATCCCAGTTGCAGTTGACAAAAAGAGATTATCGCCAATCAAACTAATCGAATATGTAAACCAAGTAGCAGGCTCGTGCGGAGTAGGCATAGTAGACCACATTGAAGACCGCGTAGTCGGAATCAAATCACGCGAAGTCTACGAGACCCCAGCTGCGCTGTGCCTAATTGAGGCACATTCTGACCTGGAGAAAATGGTGCACACAAAGCACCAAAACAAGTTCAAGGCTCTAGTAGACCAAGAGTGGACATGGCTTGCCTATTCCGGACTGTGGCAAGACCCACTGAAGCGAGACTTGGACAAGTTCATCGACCAGTCCCAAAAGGTAGTGACTGGCACAGTTAAACTCAAGCTATACAAGGGAAGCTTCCGAGTGGTTGGAAGAAAATCCAAGTACTCTTTGTATAGCCATGACATTGCAACCTACGGTAAGGGATCCGCCTTTGATCAAAGAAAGGCAACAGGATTTGTAGAGCTGTGGGGACTGCAAACAACAGAAGCTAATAAATTATCAAACAAGAGGTGA
- a CDS encoding ABC transporter substrate-binding protein — translation MKILPLAGAAVAAIVAIFVILSVVSANDPNKNEVRVAFFANISHAVPIVGMENGYYSDQLGETKIKTKIVDSGPEAIEALFANSIDIAYVGPAPFVNGYVKSGGEGIKIISGAANNGASFVVQKDSTISGPSDLAGKKIAAPFVGNTQDVSLRNYLAENGLKPAEKGGNVIIYNIANAEINTIFAKGEIDAAWVPEPTATMLVENLGGKRLFQEEELWPAKRFPSVVLIGRADYIEKHPEVIQKWLVAHQQAIDWINQNPQQTESTYIKFYKSHTGKTLKENIVHNSFSNIVYTSEVDVDAIKIFAERAYSLGYLGRDGYNLDDIYADTIEEIPWQS, via the coding sequence ATGAAAATTCTGCCTTTGGCTGGTGCAGCAGTTGCGGCAATAGTTGCGATTTTTGTGATTTTGAGCGTGGTTTCTGCCAATGATCCGAACAAAAACGAGGTCCGAGTCGCCTTTTTTGCAAACATCTCACATGCAGTTCCTATAGTTGGGATGGAAAATGGGTACTATAGCGATCAGCTTGGCGAGACCAAAATCAAGACCAAAATTGTTGATTCCGGCCCAGAGGCAATAGAGGCATTATTTGCAAATTCAATAGACATAGCATATGTCGGACCAGCACCATTTGTCAATGGATATGTAAAATCTGGAGGAGAGGGAATCAAGATTATCTCTGGTGCCGCAAACAATGGAGCTAGCTTTGTGGTGCAAAAGGATTCTACTATATCTGGTCCGTCTGACCTTGCTGGCAAAAAAATTGCAGCTCCATTTGTTGGAAACACGCAAGATGTTTCCCTGAGAAATTACTTGGCAGAAAATGGACTAAAGCCAGCTGAAAAAGGAGGAAACGTCATTATCTATAACATAGCAAATGCAGAAATCAACACCATATTTGCCAAAGGAGAAATTGATGCGGCGTGGGTTCCAGAGCCGACAGCTACGATGCTAGTTGAAAACCTTGGAGGAAAGCGACTCTTCCAAGAAGAGGAACTGTGGCCTGCAAAAAGATTCCCCTCTGTCGTGTTGATTGGCAGGGCTGACTATATCGAAAAGCATCCTGAAGTGATACAGAAATGGCTTGTGGCGCACCAGCAGGCAATAGACTGGATAAACCAAAACCCGCAGCAAACAGAATCTACATACATTAAATTCTACAAATCTCACACTGGAAAAACACTCAAAGAAAACATTGTTCACAATTCCTTTTCCAATATAGTGTACACTTCGGAAGTCGATGTTGATGCAATCAAGATTTTTGCAGAGCGTGCCTATTCACTTGGATATCTGGGAAGAGACGGATACAACCTAGATGACATTTATGCTGACACAATAGAGGAGATACCATGGCAAAGCTAG
- a CDS encoding ABC transporter ATP-binding protein: protein MAKLEAKNIVKYFEHDGKPLKALGGINLTVEDGDFVCLVGPSGCGKSTFLRIAAGLQKPDEGQILLDNRPITKTGPDRIMVFQEGALFPWLKVRDNVEFGLKIAGIPESERHQISDRYLDMMQLSKFANSYTYQLSTGMRQRVAIARALVMDPEILLMDEPFAALDAQTRDLLLVEMQMIWQKTKKTIIFVTHSISESTVLGNKVVVFTHRPSTIKKTIPIDHKRPRLVEDETLIPYQREISALLRPEVKATEDSQ from the coding sequence ATGGCAAAGCTAGAGGCAAAAAACATTGTCAAGTATTTTGAGCATGATGGCAAGCCGCTCAAGGCACTGGGCGGAATCAACCTCACCGTAGAGGATGGCGACTTTGTGTGCTTGGTAGGGCCGTCTGGATGTGGCAAGTCTACATTTTTGAGAATTGCGGCCGGCCTGCAAAAGCCAGACGAAGGCCAAATTCTGCTTGATAATAGGCCAATTACAAAGACAGGCCCTGATAGAATCATGGTGTTCCAAGAAGGTGCACTATTCCCATGGCTCAAGGTTCGCGACAATGTTGAATTTGGCTTGAAAATAGCTGGAATTCCGGAATCAGAACGACACCAAATATCTGACCGATATCTGGACATGATGCAGCTATCAAAATTTGCCAATTCGTACACGTATCAGCTATCAACCGGAATGAGACAAAGAGTAGCGATAGCTAGGGCATTGGTGATGGATCCGGAAATTTTACTGATGGATGAGCCATTTGCAGCACTAGACGCACAGACCAGAGATCTATTGTTAGTTGAAATGCAAATGATCTGGCAGAAAACAAAAAAGACCATAATATTTGTCACGCACAGCATTTCAGAATCGACTGTTCTTGGAAACAAAGTTGTGGTGTTTACTCATCGTCCTTCTACTATCAAGAAAACAATTCCAATTGATCACAAAAGACCAAGACTGGTAGAAGACGAAACCCTGATTCCATATCAGAGGGAGATTTCTGCATTGCTGCGACCGGAGGTAAAAGCTACGGAGGACTCGCAATGA
- a CDS encoding ABC transporter permease, protein MRAKSLGKKIGFYVGIVLVWQALDMANVWPDSVFPSPYEVAEDLGYGAADGTLWIGIGTSLWRLAAGFAIAVAGGIMLGIFMARVNTVNETIGSIVLGLQSIPSVAWAPLAIIWFGLTDAGIIFVTVAGALFAVTINTYTGVKSINPDFIAAAQNMGAKGEQLITKVLIPAAFPYLITGFKQGWAFGWRGVVGAELLFSFLGLGFLLNVGRQLSDVSQVIAMMIVIMIIGIVIDGLIFKRLEDKVMARWGLR, encoded by the coding sequence ATGAGGGCAAAGTCGCTAGGCAAGAAAATTGGATTCTATGTGGGTATAGTTCTGGTGTGGCAGGCATTGGATATGGCAAATGTCTGGCCAGACAGTGTGTTTCCGTCTCCATATGAGGTAGCCGAAGACTTGGGGTATGGTGCAGCTGATGGCACACTATGGATTGGAATAGGAACCAGCCTTTGGAGGCTGGCAGCTGGCTTTGCAATTGCGGTGGCAGGCGGAATAATGCTTGGAATATTCATGGCGCGAGTCAATACCGTCAATGAGACAATTGGCTCTATTGTACTTGGATTGCAGTCAATTCCCTCTGTTGCGTGGGCACCACTTGCAATAATCTGGTTTGGCCTAACTGATGCCGGAATTATTTTTGTTACAGTTGCTGGTGCATTGTTTGCAGTTACTATCAATACGTATACTGGTGTTAAGAGCATCAATCCTGACTTTATTGCGGCTGCTCAAAACATGGGTGCAAAAGGCGAGCAGCTAATCACCAAGGTCTTGATTCCAGCAGCATTTCCATATCTGATCACTGGATTCAAACAGGGATGGGCATTTGGTTGGCGTGGTGTGGTTGGTGCAGAATTACTGTTCTCATTTTTGGGTCTTGGGTTTTTGCTAAATGTTGGACGTCAATTATCCGATGTGTCCCAAGTAATTGCGATGATGATTGTAATAATGATTATTGGTATTGTAATTGATGGACTGATCTTCAAGCGGCTGGAAGACAAAGTCATGGCAAGATGGGGCTTGAGATAG
- a CDS encoding 2OG-Fe(II) oxygenase translates to MNLQWNPIEMEYKEIGQNKKTLEKIITGESPALIIKNFYNDDSCKTIAQRIEAKTFENNQKIKKIGVSLVSFISRKSEYFIQADALRKTICELFSDLEDPRKKIHNALQVLFPEKQVTIAVENGKKYACGVIRLHELGDFAPIHRDSARFEARSFDVSKFPIQLSTVLYIQQSQKGGELVLHKKSWKKSDEKYRNINFGYSKNVISDCNQSVKIKPNQGDLVIINPIYYHEILPVRANRRITLGLFLAFSRHGDKVVTWS, encoded by the coding sequence ATGAATTTGCAATGGAACCCAATAGAAATGGAGTACAAAGAGATAGGTCAAAATAAAAAAACCCTAGAGAAAATCATCACGGGGGAGTCTCCTGCATTAATAATTAAAAATTTTTACAATGATGATTCATGTAAAACAATAGCCCAAAGAATTGAGGCAAAAACCTTTGAAAATAATCAAAAAATTAAGAAAATAGGTGTTTCGCTTGTATCATTTATTTCTAGAAAATCAGAATATTTTATTCAAGCAGATGCATTAAGAAAAACAATATGTGAACTGTTTTCGGATTTGGAGGATCCAAGAAAAAAAATTCACAATGCATTACAAGTGCTCTTTCCTGAAAAGCAGGTCACCATTGCAGTTGAGAACGGCAAAAAATATGCATGTGGAGTAATCAGACTGCATGAATTAGGAGATTTTGCTCCAATACACAGAGACAGTGCAAGGTTTGAAGCAAGAAGTTTTGATGTTTCTAAATTTCCAATTCAATTATCTACAGTATTATACATTCAACAATCTCAAAAAGGGGGAGAATTAGTATTACACAAAAAATCATGGAAAAAATCAGATGAAAAGTATCGTAACATCAATTTTGGCTATTCAAAGAATGTGATTTCAGATTGCAACCAATCTGTCAAAATAAAGCCAAACCAAGGAGATTTGGTGATAATTAATCCAATTTATTATCACGAGATACTTCCTGTGAGGGCAAATAGGCGCATAACATTAGGATTGTTTTTAGCTTTTTCTAGACATGGAGATAAAGTTGTAACTTGGTCTTGA
- a CDS encoding MFS transporter: protein MQQLNNLLRGATFFQHAGVSIIYVFMPILAQSLTSNIFEVGLTIASFFLAQILSSLYFGRISDAKGVRLTFIRIGFVSCAVMFGLHYIADNSFYLLLVRLGAGVASGMMVPAMLAYTYESGKDKSKVASVISFHALGWLAGIVAAGVANNEKTIFLISAGLFLAGLAFSAKMPNYTMPKEVESGATKKVIAKNKYLFLSLLLRHIGATSVWTILPLVLTQTFGAKLYEVSMVYVANTATSFILMNLMGTKIRTKNVTKFKIGIGLTVFVFAGMAVMNSWWMAIPCMALVGVTWAFLYIGGSIHLMENNPKSTSTGVFNSTISIANVIGPVVAGSIAFWYNQVAVMYFAVGICVVAFLVSLKIKK, encoded by the coding sequence ATGCAACAACTAAACAATCTACTGCGAGGCGCCACATTTTTCCAACATGCTGGCGTATCCATCATTTACGTTTTCATGCCAATTTTGGCGCAATCTCTCACAAGCAACATATTCGAAGTAGGCCTTACCATAGCATCATTTTTTCTAGCACAAATTCTATCCAGCCTGTATTTTGGCAGAATCTCTGATGCTAAAGGAGTAAGGCTGACATTCATTCGAATTGGCTTTGTTAGCTGTGCGGTAATGTTTGGCCTTCACTATATTGCAGATAATTCGTTTTACCTGCTTTTGGTGCGTTTAGGAGCTGGTGTTGCAAGTGGTATGATGGTGCCTGCAATGCTTGCATACACCTATGAATCTGGCAAGGACAAGTCCAAAGTAGCATCAGTTATTTCATTTCATGCATTAGGATGGCTTGCTGGAATTGTAGCTGCTGGTGTTGCAAACAATGAAAAGACAATATTTTTGATCAGTGCCGGCTTGTTTTTGGCAGGCCTTGCATTTTCTGCCAAGATGCCAAACTATACGATGCCAAAGGAGGTAGAATCTGGCGCTACAAAAAAAGTCATTGCAAAAAACAAGTATCTGTTCTTGTCGCTTTTGTTGCGCCACATTGGTGCAACATCGGTTTGGACCATACTTCCACTGGTTCTGACGCAGACATTTGGCGCCAAATTGTATGAAGTGTCCATGGTGTATGTTGCAAACACTGCTACTTCGTTTATTTTGATGAATCTGATGGGAACTAAAATCCGCACAAAAAATGTGACTAAATTCAAGATTGGGATTGGTCTTACTGTGTTTGTCTTTGCTGGAATGGCCGTGATGAATTCATGGTGGATGGCAATTCCATGTATGGCACTAGTTGGGGTAACATGGGCGTTTTTGTATATTGGTGGAAGCATTCACCTAATGGAGAATAATCCAAAGTCGACGTCTACTGGAGTGTTCAATTCCACCATATCAATTGCAAATGTGATAGGACCTGTTGTTGCTGGTTCCATAGCATTTTGGTATAACCAGGTTGCTGTGATGTATTTTGCAGTCGGGATTTGTGTTGTTGCGTTTTTGGTTTCGTTAAAGATTAAGAAATGA
- a CDS encoding dihydropteroate synthase, with protein MKIPRVSSSLKAVELRQEPAPMIIGERLNTQGSKKAKQLVLSDDFDGLIDLARTQVEDGAHCLDVCVATTERSDELEFMKKLVKRLSLEIDAPLVIDSTDPNVIESSIRQIPGKPMINSINLEGDGSRFHKLAPIMAKYGLPAIALCIGPRGMAKTPQEKLETAELLYETGKKYGLREDQFVFDVLTFTLATGEAEFLDAGKNTLEGIKLVKKRFPNAFTTLGLSNISFGLAPAARKILNSVFLYHAVKAGLDSAIVNAKEIVPYPEIDAKERKLVEDLIFNTHPNALAEVIAHFEKAGTQVASAKKVEVDPSWPAGKRANFRIVNRLKDGIENDVVSAIAEKITQKIAISEKDGRKIIDAPKETTHDAAITTLNDDLLPAMKEVGDKFGAGELILPFVLKSAECMKAAVVELEKYLLKEEGTSKGKLVLGTVYGDVHDIGKNLVKTIFENNGYTVYDLGKQVPLQKFVEKINEVKPDAIGLSALLVSTSKQMQHFVEFARENKLAIPVLCGGAAINSNYINRIAKEGAIYPHGVFYCKTMFDGLKTMDRLVSPQRSQFISEWQEKIQNWKETKIEKSQGELPRSDVKPVTPPVAPVLGQPIRLEPKDFDLNKIWEKLSKKSLFVLSWGLRGRGMENADVEGEKMLAEWKKKVMDENLFEPRAVYGYFVCHGRDKLLVDGPNGTVEFDFPRSAQSKHLCLTDYFGENDLVAFQAVTVGNKVQEIIDRWNKEDRYTDAYYLHGLAVETAEAMAELINQRIREELKISGKRGLRYSWGYPSCPDVSQHHLVWNLIDPAKSGMTLTEAGQIIPEQSTAAIVVHHPDAEYFVL; from the coding sequence ATGAAGATTCCACGAGTAAGCTCATCACTAAAGGCAGTAGAACTACGACAAGAGCCTGCGCCAATGATAATAGGCGAGAGGTTAAACACGCAGGGCTCCAAGAAGGCAAAGCAGCTGGTACTGTCTGATGACTTTGACGGACTAATCGACTTGGCTCGAACCCAAGTGGAGGATGGTGCGCACTGTCTTGATGTTTGCGTTGCGACAACAGAGAGATCTGATGAGCTTGAATTTATGAAAAAACTTGTAAAAAGACTGTCGCTGGAAATCGATGCGCCACTTGTAATTGATTCAACTGATCCCAACGTGATAGAGTCATCGATTCGCCAGATTCCTGGCAAGCCCATGATAAACTCGATTAACCTGGAAGGCGACGGTTCCAGATTTCACAAGCTTGCGCCAATCATGGCAAAATACGGCCTGCCGGCAATTGCGCTGTGCATTGGCCCAAGGGGGATGGCAAAGACTCCGCAGGAAAAGCTGGAAACTGCGGAACTGTTGTACGAGACTGGAAAAAAATACGGCCTGCGAGAGGACCAGTTTGTCTTTGATGTGCTGACATTTACACTTGCCACTGGCGAGGCGGAATTTTTGGATGCCGGAAAAAACACACTGGAAGGAATCAAGCTAGTCAAAAAAAGATTCCCAAATGCATTTACCACTTTGGGCTTGAGCAACATTTCGTTTGGCCTGGCTCCTGCTGCACGCAAGATACTCAATTCCGTGTTTTTGTATCATGCTGTAAAGGCAGGCCTTGATTCCGCAATAGTCAATGCCAAGGAGATAGTCCCATATCCGGAAATTGATGCCAAAGAGCGCAAGCTGGTGGAGGACTTAATATTCAATACGCACCCCAATGCCCTGGCAGAGGTGATTGCTCACTTTGAAAAGGCCGGCACACAGGTTGCCAGTGCCAAAAAGGTTGAAGTCGACCCAAGCTGGCCTGCAGGAAAACGAGCCAATTTCAGAATTGTGAATCGCCTCAAGGATGGAATTGAAAACGATGTTGTATCTGCAATAGCTGAAAAAATTACTCAAAAAATCGCCATATCAGAGAAGGATGGCAGAAAAATCATTGATGCACCAAAAGAAACAACGCATGATGCGGCCATAACCACGCTAAACGATGATCTGTTGCCTGCAATGAAGGAAGTAGGCGACAAATTTGGTGCAGGTGAATTGATCCTACCGTTTGTGCTAAAGTCTGCCGAATGTATGAAGGCGGCAGTAGTAGAATTGGAAAAATATCTGCTAAAGGAAGAAGGAACAAGCAAGGGCAAGCTTGTACTTGGTACTGTATATGGCGATGTGCATGATATTGGCAAGAACCTAGTGAAAACAATCTTTGAAAACAATGGCTATACTGTGTACGATTTGGGAAAGCAGGTACCATTACAGAAATTTGTGGAAAAAATCAACGAAGTCAAGCCAGACGCAATAGGCCTTTCTGCATTATTGGTATCTACATCAAAGCAAATGCAACATTTTGTAGAATTTGCGCGAGAAAACAAGCTTGCGATTCCAGTATTGTGTGGAGGTGCTGCAATCAACTCCAACTATATCAACAGAATTGCAAAGGAAGGCGCAATCTACCCGCATGGTGTGTTTTACTGCAAGACAATGTTTGATGGCCTAAAGACAATGGACAGACTGGTTTCGCCGCAAAGATCACAATTCATTTCAGAATGGCAAGAAAAGATCCAAAACTGGAAGGAAACTAAAATAGAAAAATCACAGGGCGAGCTGCCACGATCCGATGTAAAACCGGTGACTCCGCCGGTAGCGCCAGTGTTGGGCCAACCAATCAGATTAGAACCAAAGGACTTTGATCTGAACAAAATCTGGGAAAAGCTGTCAAAAAAGTCGCTCTTTGTGCTGTCGTGGGGTCTGCGAGGTCGAGGAATGGAAAATGCAGATGTTGAAGGTGAAAAGATGCTTGCAGAATGGAAGAAAAAGGTGATGGATGAAAATCTCTTTGAGCCTCGTGCAGTGTACGGATATTTTGTGTGTCATGGAAGAGACAAGCTCCTAGTGGATGGCCCAAATGGAACTGTGGAGTTTGACTTTCCAAGATCTGCGCAAAGCAAGCACCTGTGTCTGACTGATTACTTTGGTGAGAACGATCTTGTTGCATTTCAGGCAGTGACTGTTGGAAATAAAGTCCAAGAAATAATCGACAGATGGAACAAGGAGGACCGCTATACCGACGCATACTATTTGCATGGTTTGGCAGTAGAGACGGCTGAGGCAATGGCTGAGCTGATAAACCAGAGAATCCGAGAAGAGTTGAAAATCAGTGGAAAACGAGGCCTGCGATATTCATGGGGCTATCCAAGCTGCCCAGATGTCTCACAGCACCATTTGGTGTGGAATCTAATTGATCCTGCAAAATCTGGCATGACGCTAACTGAGGCAGGTCAAATAATACCAGAGCAATCCACTGCGGCAATAGTTGTACACCATCCAGATGCAGAATATTTTGTGCTATAG